From Ictidomys tridecemlineatus isolate mIctTri1 chromosome 2, mIctTri1.hap1, whole genome shotgun sequence, the proteins below share one genomic window:
- the LOC144375090 gene encoding uncharacterized protein LOC144375090 — protein sequence MGVRFRKQCVLVLICFAFVSSCLSLELSQANWGKWLAQSLKLSRPEEEIEKNHGYTYQENRKTDTTNFCSIFVSLCFGFVLCYLVELHYPCSRNMGSEISKKQTERMLSKLLEEGGTPVKARTVRVYVDTIQKCSPWLFKEELLNISQWDRHGEDLRKMEKKNPGTLPVGTLALWMMIRFCLPSPKLSVQIMVEDILDQEKEEASRDSKKGEESLEQKKPSGEKIPQKAATNTFLSPKGVSVQPTAPPMETTYAGGPQTPVVGRWDHETGPQRLRCPVFETTEGQRIHHALDLETVKQLKEAVITYGPQSPFTISMVESIANFDMTPADWASMCKGVLNEGQYLLWKVANEEFCMEIAKRNAAAGYPQRNLDMLLGKGPYESQLQQIRYDPAIYSQIASAAVRAWKTSQGHGDLQLSKVIQGTNEPYAEFVDRLIQSATRIFGDAEQAMPLIKQLAYEQANKWCREVIRPWKHGDLNTYIRLCRDINEQEQVFAAVIQQSLGARPKTCYNCGQTGHFRRSCSIGGGFHKTGYDQRGRIPSICP from the coding sequence ATGGGTGTCCGTTTcagaaaacaatgtgttcttgttttgatttgttttgcttttgtttcaagctgcctgtccctagaactttctcaggcaaactggggaaaatggttggctCAGAGTTTGAAGTTGTCccgccctgaggaagagatagagaaaaaCCATGGATACACatatcaagaaaatagaaaaactgatacaacgaatttttgttccatttttgtttcattatgttttggttttgttttatgttatcttGTTGAGTTGCATTATCCATGTAGCAGAAATATGGGGTCAGAAATTAgcaaaaaacaaaccgaaagaatgttaagtaaattgttagaggaaggaggcaccccagtaaaagCAAGAACAGTCAGGgtatacgttgatacaatacaaaaatgtagcccatggctttttaaggaggagttgttgaatatatcacaatgggaccGTCATGGTGAAGACTtaagaaagatggaaaagaaaaacccaggaactctgccagttggtaCATTGGCATTGTGGATGATGATACGATTTTGTTTGCCTAGTCCAAAGCTTTCAGTTCAGATTATGGTAGAAGACATATTAgatcaggaaaaagaggaggcaTCTCGAGATAgtaagaaaggggaagaaagtttagagcagaaaaagccatcaggggaaaagatACCACAgaaggctgctactaacacctttctatcaccaaagggcgtaagtgtccaaccaacagctccacctatggagacaacatatgctgGGGGGCCCCAAACCCCCGTAGTTGGTAGATGGGATcatgagacaggacctcaaagattacgATGCCCTGTATTTGAGACAACAgaagggcagcgaattcaccatgctctAGATTTGgaaacagtgaagcagctgaaAGAGGCTGTAATAACCTATGGTCCTCAATCACCCTTCACTATAAGTATGGTCGAATCCATTGCCAACTtcgacatgacgccagcagattgggctagtatgtgcaAAGGTGTGCTAAACGAAGGACAAtatctgttatggaaggttgccaatgaggaattttgcatggagatagctaagcgaaatgcagcagctggttatcctcagagaaatctagatatgttgttaggaaagggaccttatgagagTCAGTTACAAcaaattagatatgatcctgccatatactcacaaatcGCTTCAgctgcagttagggcatggaaaacttcacaggggcatggagatttacaattatctaaggtaatacaaggaactaatgaaccttatgctgaatttgtagataggcttatacaATCAGCCACGAGAATCTTTGGGGAtgcagaacaagcaatgccattaataaaacaactagcTTACGAGCAAGCAAATAAATGGTGCAgggaggtcattagaccatggaaacatggagatttaaacacatatattagattatgtagagacattaatgaacaggAGCAAGTCTTTGCAGCTGTAATACAACAGTCTTTaggtgccaggccaaaaacatgctacaattgtggacaaacaggacattttagaaGGAGTTGctccataggaggagggtttcaCAAAACTGGATATgatcaaaggggtagaataccaagtatttgcccatga